A genomic window from Streptomyces sp. MST-110588 includes:
- a CDS encoding APC family permease, whose protein sequence is MSTTKTQSGEQQGSHSNYRRSLGTIALTATGLGSIIGSGWLFGAERAAAIAGPAAILAWVIGAAVALTIALTYSELGSMFPKAGGMVRYGQFSHGSLAGYLAAWANWIAIVSVIPGEATASVQYMSSWKFGWTQALYDGKELTGTGVALASVLLIFYFFLNWFAISLFAKTNTAITVFKVVVPVLTASALMLAHFDTDNIKSHGGFTPNGWSAVFTAVAVSGIVWAYNGFQSPLNMAAEARNPGKSLPKAVISSILIALVIYVGLQVAFLMAVPSDKLSTAGGWAGLGYNSPLADLAVAWGLNWLALLLYADAFVSPSGTGMIYAATTSRMIHGVQENGHLPGVFGRVDKKTGVPRPALLLNLVIAFLFLAVFRGWGSLAEIVSVATVISYITGPVAVMSLRRLSPDLKRPVKLRAMPFIAPIAMIFGSLVLYWGRWPLTGKVILIMAVGLPVWAWYEIGKPLASGRKPWAGLLPHLKAGAWMVAYLLVMAAVSYAGGTEFGGKGYLPAGWDIPVVALIGLAFYFWGVRSAWRNPTLVQVEAEMRAAEAADADGAEGDGAAPVPQQRSAAGRTSADA, encoded by the coding sequence TTGAGCACGACGAAGACCCAGAGCGGGGAGCAGCAGGGCTCCCACTCCAACTACCGCCGGTCCCTGGGGACCATCGCCCTGACGGCCACCGGCCTCGGGTCGATCATCGGCTCCGGCTGGCTCTTCGGGGCCGAGCGGGCCGCCGCCATCGCCGGCCCGGCCGCCATCCTGGCCTGGGTCATCGGCGCCGCGGTCGCCCTGACGATCGCCCTGACGTACAGCGAACTGGGCTCGATGTTCCCCAAGGCCGGCGGCATGGTCCGTTACGGCCAGTTCTCGCACGGCTCGCTCGCCGGCTACCTCGCGGCCTGGGCGAACTGGATCGCGATCGTCTCCGTCATCCCCGGCGAGGCCACCGCTTCCGTCCAGTACATGAGCTCCTGGAAGTTCGGCTGGACCCAGGCGCTGTACGACGGCAAGGAGCTGACCGGCACCGGCGTCGCGCTCGCCAGCGTGCTGCTGATCTTCTACTTCTTCCTGAACTGGTTCGCGATCTCCCTGTTCGCGAAGACCAACACGGCGATCACGGTCTTCAAGGTCGTCGTCCCGGTGCTGACCGCGAGCGCCCTGATGCTGGCGCACTTCGACACCGACAACATCAAGAGCCACGGCGGCTTCACGCCCAACGGCTGGAGCGCGGTCTTCACCGCCGTCGCCGTTTCCGGCATCGTCTGGGCCTACAACGGCTTCCAGTCGCCGCTGAACATGGCCGCCGAGGCCCGTAACCCCGGCAAGTCCCTCCCCAAGGCCGTCATCTCCTCGATCCTGATCGCCCTGGTCATCTACGTCGGCCTCCAGGTCGCCTTCCTGATGGCCGTACCCAGCGACAAGCTCTCCACGGCCGGCGGCTGGGCCGGGCTCGGCTACAACTCCCCGCTCGCCGACCTCGCCGTCGCCTGGGGCCTGAACTGGCTGGCGCTGCTGCTGTACGCGGACGCCTTCGTCTCCCCCTCCGGTACGGGCATGATCTACGCGGCCACCACCTCGCGCATGATCCACGGCGTGCAGGAGAACGGCCACCTGCCCGGCGTCTTCGGCCGCGTCGACAAGAAGACCGGTGTCCCGCGTCCGGCGCTGCTCCTCAACCTGGTCATCGCCTTCCTCTTCCTGGCGGTCTTCCGCGGCTGGGGCTCGCTCGCCGAGATCGTCTCGGTCGCCACGGTCATCTCCTACATCACCGGCCCGGTCGCGGTGATGTCGCTGCGCCGCCTGTCGCCGGACCTCAAGCGCCCGGTGAAGCTGCGCGCGATGCCCTTCATCGCACCGATCGCGATGATCTTCGGCTCGCTCGTCCTGTACTGGGGCCGCTGGCCGCTCACCGGCAAGGTCATCCTGATCATGGCCGTCGGCCTGCCGGTCTGGGCCTGGTACGAGATCGGCAAGCCGCTGGCCTCCGGGCGCAAGCCGTGGGCCGGGCTGCTGCCGCACCTGAAGGCCGGCGCCTGGATGGTGGCGTACCTGCTGGTCATGGCGGCCGTCTCCTACGCGGGCGGCACGGAGTTCGGCGGCAAGGGCTATCTCCCGGCGGGCTGGGACATCCCGGTCGTCGCGCTGATCGGTCTGGCCTTCTACTTCTGGGGCGTACGCAGCGCCTGGCGCAACCCGACGCTGGTGCAGGTCGAGGCCGAGATGCGGGCGGCCGAGGCGGCGGACGCGGACGGAGCCGAGGGTGACGGCGCCGCGCCGGTGCCCCAGCAGCGCTCCGCGGCGGGCAGGACCTCGGCCGACGCCTGA
- the ychF gene encoding redox-regulated ATPase YchF translates to MSLTIGIVGLPNVGKSTLFNALTKNDVLAANYPFATIEPNVGVVGVPDPRLAKLAEIFGSQKILPATVDFVDIAGIVRGASEGEGLGNKFLANIRESDAICQVIRAFKDENVVHVDGKVSPKDDIETINTELILADLQTIEKVLPRLQKESRIKKDVAPKVKAVEEAKAILEKGDTLFSAGIVQGSGNEELLHDLHLLTTKPFLYVFNVDEDELTDEDFKAEQRALVAPAEAIFLNAKLEADLAELDESEALELLQSVGQEEPGLATLAHVGFDTLGLQTYLTAGPKETRAWTIKKGATAPEAAGVIHTDFQKGFIKAEVISFEDLIETGSVAEARAAGKARMEGKDYVMQDGDVVEFRFNV, encoded by the coding sequence GTGTCGCTCACGATCGGAATCGTCGGTCTGCCGAATGTCGGTAAGTCGACCCTGTTCAACGCCCTGACCAAGAACGACGTGCTGGCGGCCAACTACCCGTTCGCCACCATCGAGCCGAACGTCGGCGTCGTCGGCGTCCCCGACCCGCGCCTGGCCAAGCTGGCCGAGATCTTCGGGTCACAGAAGATCCTCCCGGCCACCGTCGACTTCGTCGACATCGCCGGCATCGTCCGCGGCGCCTCGGAGGGCGAGGGCCTGGGCAACAAGTTCCTGGCGAACATCCGCGAGTCCGATGCGATCTGCCAGGTCATCCGCGCCTTCAAGGACGAGAACGTCGTCCACGTCGACGGCAAGGTCTCGCCCAAGGACGACATCGAGACCATCAACACCGAGCTGATCCTCGCCGACCTCCAGACCATCGAGAAGGTTCTGCCGCGCCTCCAGAAGGAGTCGCGCATCAAGAAGGACGTCGCACCGAAGGTGAAGGCGGTCGAGGAGGCGAAGGCCATCCTGGAGAAGGGCGACACGCTCTTCTCGGCGGGCATCGTCCAGGGCTCCGGCAACGAAGAGCTCCTGCACGACCTGCACCTGCTCACCACCAAGCCCTTCCTCTACGTCTTCAACGTCGACGAGGACGAGCTGACCGACGAGGACTTCAAGGCCGAACAGCGCGCCCTGGTGGCCCCCGCCGAGGCCATCTTCCTCAACGCCAAGCTGGAAGCCGACCTCGCCGAACTCGACGAATCCGAAGCCCTCGAACTCCTCCAGTCCGTCGGCCAGGAAGAGCCCGGCCTCGCCACCCTCGCCCACGTCGGCTTCGACACCCTGGGCCTGCAGACCTACCTCACCGCAGGCCCCAAGGAAACCCGCGCCTGGACCATCAAGAAGGGCGCCACGGCCCCCGAGGCGGCCGGCGTGATCCACACCGACTTCCAGAAGGGCTTCATCAAGGCCGAGGTCATCTCCTTCGAAGACCTGATCGAAACCGGCTCGGTCGCCGAAGCCCGCGCCGCCGGCAAGGCCCGCATGGAAGGCAAGGACTACGTCATGCAGGACGGCGACGTCGTCGAATTCCGCTTCAACGTGTGA
- a CDS encoding GntR family transcriptional regulator, producing MPFGEQPAYLRVAGDLRQKIVEGVLPPHTRLPSQARIRAEYGVSDTVALEARKVLMAEGLVEGRSGSGTYVREQPVPRRIARAGFRTGGGSTPFRQEQADERVKGTWESHSAQEEASAAVAARLRIQAGAKVMRTRYLFRAEGEPAMLSTSWEPLDLTGRTPVMLPEEGPLAGRGVVERMAAIDVVVDNVVEEVGARPGLAEEAMALGGVPGHAVLVISRTYYAGGRPVETADVVTLADRHRVAYHLPVR from the coding sequence GTGCCTTTCGGTGAGCAGCCCGCGTACCTCCGCGTCGCCGGCGACCTGCGCCAGAAGATTGTCGAAGGTGTGCTGCCTCCGCACACCCGCCTCCCCTCCCAGGCCCGCATCCGTGCGGAGTACGGCGTCTCGGACACCGTCGCCCTGGAGGCCCGCAAGGTGCTGATGGCCGAGGGGCTGGTCGAGGGGCGCTCCGGCTCGGGGACGTACGTACGGGAGCAGCCCGTCCCGCGCCGTATCGCCCGTGCCGGGTTCCGTACCGGCGGCGGCTCCACGCCCTTCCGGCAGGAGCAGGCGGACGAGCGGGTCAAGGGGACCTGGGAGTCCCACAGCGCCCAGGAGGAGGCGAGCGCGGCCGTCGCGGCCCGGCTGCGGATCCAGGCGGGCGCCAAGGTGATGCGGACCCGCTATCTCTTCCGGGCGGAGGGGGAGCCGGCGATGCTCTCCACCTCGTGGGAGCCGCTGGACCTGACCGGGCGCACGCCCGTGATGCTGCCCGAGGAGGGGCCGCTGGCCGGGCGGGGGGTGGTGGAGCGGATGGCGGCGATCGACGTGGTGGTGGACAACGTGGTGGAGGAGGTCGGCGCCCGTCCGGGCCTCGCGGAGGAGGCCATGGCCCTCGGCGGGGTGCCGGGCCATGCGGTCCTGGTGATTTCCCGTACGTATTACGCGGGCGGCCGTCCGGTCGAGACGGCCGATGTCGTCACGCTCGCCGACCGCCACCGGGTCGCCTATCACCTGCCGGTGAGGTGA
- a CDS encoding ATP-binding protein: protein MAEWSFPAEPGSVRTARALVREALWDWGLDSVLDVTVLLVSELVTNSLRYTDGPIGVRLVLLSHGGLLVEVSDPLPDPPRERTAAPDDEGGRGIQLVACSSRRWGTRRGKSGKTVWFELSLAG, encoded by the coding sequence ATCGCCGAGTGGAGCTTCCCCGCCGAGCCCGGCTCCGTACGCACCGCCCGTGCCCTGGTCCGCGAGGCCCTGTGGGACTGGGGCCTGGACTCCGTCCTGGACGTCACCGTGCTGCTCGTCAGCGAGCTGGTCACCAACTCCCTGCGCTACACCGACGGCCCGATCGGCGTCCGCCTGGTCCTCCTGTCGCACGGCGGTCTGCTCGTCGAGGTCTCCGACCCGCTGCCCGATCCGCCCCGAGAACGTACGGCCGCACCGGACGACGAGGGAGGCCGGGGAATCCAGCTCGTGGCGTGCAGCTCGCGGCGCTGGGGTACCCGGCGCGGGAAGAGCGGCAAGACAGTGTGGTTCGAGCTGTCGTTGGCGGGTTAG
- a CDS encoding PIG-L family deacetylase: protein MPDDWQRALAIVAHPDDLEYGAAAAIAEWTTAGREVTYLLVTRGEAGIDGLDPEECARVREAEQRASAATVGVHAVGFLDHPDGMIEPGLRLRRDLAAAVRRHRPELLITLNHHDTWGGTQWNTPDHRIVGRAVLDAAGDAGNRWIFPELLTDQGLAPWDGVRWVAVAGSPYPTHAVEVGPGIEQAIASLAEHHRYIQGLASAAGQDPHTYARAFITRSLETGAARHHSHPATLFQLYPR from the coding sequence ATGCCCGACGACTGGCAGCGCGCCCTCGCCATCGTCGCCCACCCCGACGACCTCGAATACGGTGCCGCGGCGGCCATCGCCGAATGGACCACGGCCGGCCGCGAGGTCACCTACCTCCTGGTCACGCGCGGCGAAGCCGGCATCGACGGCCTGGACCCCGAGGAATGCGCCCGCGTCCGCGAGGCGGAGCAGCGGGCGAGCGCCGCCACGGTCGGCGTGCACGCCGTCGGATTCCTCGACCACCCGGACGGCATGATCGAACCCGGACTGCGGCTCCGCCGCGACCTGGCGGCGGCCGTCCGCCGCCACCGCCCCGAACTGCTGATCACCCTCAACCACCACGACACATGGGGCGGGACGCAGTGGAACACCCCGGACCACCGCATCGTGGGCCGCGCCGTCCTGGACGCGGCGGGCGACGCCGGCAACCGCTGGATCTTCCCCGAACTCCTGACCGACCAGGGCCTGGCCCCCTGGGACGGCGTCCGCTGGGTCGCGGTCGCCGGCTCCCCGTACCCCACCCACGCCGTCGAAGTGGGCCCCGGCATCGAACAGGCCATCGCCTCCCTGGCCGAACACCACCGCTACATCCAGGGCCTGGCCTCCGCCGCCGGCCAGGACCCCCACACATACGCCCGCGCCTTCATCACCCGATCACTCGAAACCGGCGCCGCCCGCCACCACAGCCACCCCGCCACCCTCTTCCAGCTCTACCCCCGCTGA
- a CDS encoding 4-hydroxy-3-methylbut-2-enyl diphosphate reductase, which yields MTATPSPSPASGPGADVSRRGDRRRVLLAAPRGYCAGVDRAVIAVEKALEQYGAPVYVRHEIVHNKYVVKTLEKKGAIFVDETEEVPEGNIVIFSAHGVAPVVHEEAKRGKLATIDATCPLVTKVHKEAVRYAKEDYDILLIGHEGHEEVIGTSGEAPDHITLVDGPEDVANVEVRDPDKVVWLSQTTLSVDETMETVGALKNRFPNLLSPPSDDICYATQNRQTAVKQMGAEADLVIVVGSKNSSNSVRLVEVALGAGARDAHLVDYAEEIDEAWLEGVHTVGVTSGASVPEILVHGVLDWLAQRGYEDVETVKAAEESIAFSLPKELRRDLRAEARAAVED from the coding sequence ATGACTGCTACGCCCAGCCCGTCGCCCGCCTCCGGCCCCGGCGCAGACGTCTCGCGCCGCGGTGACCGCCGCAGGGTCCTGCTCGCCGCTCCCCGTGGCTACTGCGCGGGTGTGGACCGTGCCGTGATCGCCGTCGAGAAGGCATTGGAGCAGTACGGCGCGCCCGTATACGTGCGCCACGAGATCGTCCACAACAAGTACGTCGTCAAGACCCTGGAGAAGAAGGGCGCGATCTTCGTCGACGAGACGGAGGAGGTGCCCGAGGGCAACATCGTCATCTTCTCGGCGCACGGCGTCGCCCCCGTCGTCCACGAGGAGGCCAAGCGCGGCAAGCTCGCGACCATCGACGCGACCTGCCCGCTGGTCACCAAGGTCCACAAGGAAGCGGTCCGCTACGCCAAGGAGGACTACGACATCCTCCTGATCGGCCACGAGGGCCACGAAGAGGTCATCGGCACCAGCGGCGAGGCCCCCGACCACATCACCCTGGTCGACGGCCCGGAGGACGTGGCGAACGTCGAGGTCCGCGACCCGGACAAGGTCGTCTGGCTCTCTCAGACCACCCTCTCCGTGGACGAGACGATGGAGACCGTGGGCGCCCTGAAGAACCGGTTCCCCAACCTTCTCTCCCCGCCCAGCGACGACATCTGCTACGCCACGCAGAACCGGCAGACCGCCGTCAAGCAGATGGGCGCCGAGGCCGACCTCGTCATCGTCGTCGGCTCCAAGAACTCCTCCAACTCCGTACGCCTGGTCGAGGTGGCGCTCGGCGCCGGCGCGCGCGACGCCCACCTGGTGGACTACGCCGAGGAGATCGACGAGGCGTGGCTGGAGGGCGTGCACACGGTCGGGGTCACCTCCGGTGCCTCCGTACCCGAGATACTGGTGCACGGCGTCCTGGACTGGCTGGCCCAGCGCGGCTACGAGGACGTGGAGACCGTCAAGGCCGCCGAGGAGTCCATCGCCTTCTCGCTGCCCAAGGAGCTCCGCCGGGACCTGCGGGCGGAGGCCCGGGCCGCCGTCGAGGACTGA
- a CDS encoding succinate dehydrogenase/fumarate reductase iron-sulfur subunit, which produces MSAQSDAYKAHFKVWRGDADGGGLEDFRVEVNDGEVVLDIIHRLQATQAPDLAVRWNCKAGKCGSCSAEINGRPRLMCMTRMSVFDRAETVTVTPMRAFPVVRDLVTDVSFNYAKAREVPAFVPPQGLAPGEYRMRQEDVGRSQEFRKCIECFLCQDTCHVVRDHEENKAAFAGPRFLMRVAELDMHPLDAAAEAGVDRKRTAQDDHGLGYCNITKCCTEVCPEHIRITDNALIPLKERAADRKYDPLVWLGSRIRRRGRAD; this is translated from the coding sequence GTGAGCGCGCAATCGGACGCCTACAAGGCGCACTTCAAGGTGTGGCGGGGCGACGCGGACGGCGGGGGCCTGGAGGACTTCCGGGTCGAGGTGAACGACGGCGAGGTGGTGCTGGACATCATCCACCGCCTCCAGGCGACCCAGGCCCCGGACCTGGCCGTCCGGTGGAACTGCAAGGCGGGCAAGTGCGGCTCGTGCAGCGCGGAGATCAACGGCCGGCCGCGGCTGATGTGCATGACCCGCATGTCGGTCTTCGACCGCGCCGAGACGGTCACCGTCACGCCCATGCGCGCCTTCCCCGTCGTACGGGACCTGGTCACCGACGTCTCGTTCAACTACGCCAAGGCCCGCGAGGTGCCGGCGTTCGTACCGCCGCAGGGGCTGGCGCCCGGCGAGTACCGGATGCGCCAGGAGGACGTGGGCCGCTCGCAGGAGTTCCGCAAGTGCATCGAGTGCTTCCTGTGCCAGGACACCTGCCATGTCGTACGCGACCACGAGGAGAACAAGGCCGCCTTCGCCGGGCCGCGCTTCTTGATGCGCGTCGCGGAACTGGACATGCACCCGCTGGACGCGGCGGCCGAGGCCGGAGTGGACCGCAAGCGCACCGCCCAGGACGACCACGGCCTGGGCTACTGCAACATCACCAAATGCTGTACGGAAGTCTGCCCGGAACACATCCGGATCACCGACAACGCACTCATCCCGCTCAAGGAACGGGCGGCGGACCGCAAGTACGACCCCCTGGTGTGGCTGGGCAGCAGAATCCGGCGGCGGGGGCGGGCGGACTGA
- a CDS encoding type II toxin-antitoxin system prevent-host-death family antitoxin, with the protein MTAQPEITQRDLRTRSKEIMDAVQGGQAFTVTRDGHRVGELIPLRRRRRFVPRAEFAAMSRTAPDISLDAFREDQDAVIEQELDDPYAR; encoded by the coding sequence ATGACAGCGCAGCCCGAGATCACTCAGCGCGATCTGCGCACCCGCTCCAAAGAGATCATGGACGCCGTCCAAGGCGGTCAGGCGTTCACCGTCACCCGCGACGGGCACCGCGTCGGCGAGCTGATCCCGCTCCGCCGCCGTCGCCGCTTCGTTCCCCGCGCCGAGTTCGCGGCCATGTCCCGCACCGCCCCCGACATCTCACTTGACGCCTTCCGCGAAGACCAAGACGCCGTCATCGAGCAGGAGTTGGACGATCCGTATGCCCGCTGA
- a CDS encoding Uma2 family endonuclease: MTALPDWMRPPRAEGWFAEDLDRLPEAPRHTELIDGALVFMMSPQRWWHGHLVTMLTVALMEQVPADTRVGREMTIKLDPRNRPEPDLLVTTADFDGDRTWFAPEDVQLVIEVVSPESAHRDRTVKLRKYAEAGIPHYWCIEDEDGAPVVHVYELDEPTGAYAPAGIFRDTLKRPVPFEISLDLDKLTPPRSK; encoded by the coding sequence ATGACCGCACTGCCCGACTGGATGCGCCCGCCGCGCGCGGAAGGATGGTTCGCGGAGGACCTGGACCGCCTCCCCGAGGCACCCCGCCACACCGAGCTGATCGACGGAGCCCTTGTCTTCATGATGTCGCCCCAGAGGTGGTGGCACGGCCACCTCGTCACCATGCTCACGGTCGCCCTCATGGAGCAGGTGCCAGCCGACACCAGAGTCGGCCGCGAGATGACCATCAAGCTCGACCCACGTAACCGTCCCGAACCGGACCTGCTGGTGACGACGGCCGACTTCGACGGTGACCGCACCTGGTTCGCACCGGAGGATGTCCAGCTCGTCATCGAGGTGGTCTCCCCCGAATCCGCCCACCGTGACCGCACCGTAAAGCTCCGCAAGTACGCGGAAGCCGGCATCCCGCACTACTGGTGCATCGAGGACGAGGACGGGGCACCCGTCGTCCACGTCTACGAGCTCGACGAGCCCACTGGCGCCTACGCGCCCGCCGGGATCTTCCGGGACACCCTGAAGCGGCCTGTGCCTTTCGAGATCAGCCTGGATCTCGACAAGCTCACCCCGCCGAGGAGCAAGTAG
- a CDS encoding fumarate reductase/succinate dehydrogenase flavoprotein subunit, with translation MAQVDRQDWDVVVVGAGGAGLRAAIEAREQGMRTAVVCKSLFGKAHTVMAEGGIAASMGNVNEGDNWKVHFRDTMRGGKFLNHWRMAELHAREAPDRVWELETWGALFDRTPDGRISQRNFGGHEYPRLAHVGDRTGLELIRTLQQKIVSLQQEDARSFGSYEARLKVFQECTVTRVLKDEEGRVSGAFCYERESGRFFVLQAPAVVLATGGIGKSFKVTSNSWEYTGDGHALALLAGAPLVNMEFVQFHPTGMVWPPSVKGILVTESVRGDGGVLRNSEGKRFMFDYIPDVFKEKYAQSEEEGDRWYEDPDHNRRPPELLPRDEVARAINSEVKAGRGSPHGGVFLDVSTRMPAEVIKRRLPSMHHQFKELADVDITAEAMEVGPTCHYVMGGVQVDPDTAAATGVPGLFAAGEVAGGMHGSNRLGGNSLSDLLVFGRRAGLYAARYAAGTAVREPVDDRQTEAAEAEALRPFSAEGGDQEGAYRPGGPAENPYTLHQELQQAMNDLVGIIRKQSEMEEALERLADLRVRARRAGVEGHRQYNPGWHLSIDLRNMLLVSECVARAALERRESRGGHTRDDYPEMDRRWRSVNLLCQLVADGTDPAGQDPALGRIRLTRDATPPIRPDLLDLFERDELAKYLTDEELNR, from the coding sequence ATGGCACAGGTCGACCGGCAGGACTGGGACGTGGTCGTGGTGGGCGCTGGCGGCGCCGGGCTGCGCGCCGCCATCGAGGCCCGCGAGCAGGGCATGCGTACCGCCGTGGTCTGCAAGTCGCTCTTCGGCAAGGCGCATACGGTCATGGCCGAGGGCGGCATCGCGGCCAGCATGGGAAACGTCAACGAGGGCGACAACTGGAAGGTCCACTTCCGGGACACCATGCGCGGCGGGAAGTTCCTCAACCACTGGCGGATGGCGGAGCTGCACGCCCGCGAAGCGCCGGACCGGGTGTGGGAGTTGGAGACCTGGGGCGCGCTGTTCGATCGTACGCCGGACGGCCGGATATCGCAGCGCAACTTCGGCGGTCACGAGTACCCGCGGCTGGCTCACGTCGGGGACCGTACGGGCCTGGAGCTGATCCGTACCCTCCAGCAGAAGATCGTCTCGCTCCAGCAGGAGGACGCCCGCAGCTTCGGCTCGTACGAGGCACGGCTGAAGGTCTTCCAGGAGTGCACGGTCACCCGCGTCCTGAAGGACGAGGAGGGCCGGGTCTCGGGCGCCTTCTGCTACGAGCGCGAGTCGGGGCGCTTCTTCGTCCTCCAGGCCCCGGCGGTGGTGCTGGCCACCGGCGGCATCGGCAAGTCCTTCAAGGTGACGTCCAACTCCTGGGAGTACACCGGTGACGGGCACGCGCTGGCGCTGCTGGCCGGGGCGCCGCTGGTGAACATGGAGTTCGTCCAGTTCCACCCCACGGGCATGGTCTGGCCGCCGTCGGTCAAGGGCATCCTGGTCACCGAGTCCGTACGGGGCGACGGCGGGGTGCTGCGCAACAGCGAGGGCAAACGCTTCATGTTCGACTACATCCCCGACGTCTTCAAGGAGAAGTACGCCCAGTCCGAGGAGGAGGGCGACCGCTGGTACGAGGACCCCGACCACAACCGCCGCCCGCCCGAGCTGCTGCCCCGCGACGAGGTCGCCCGCGCCATCAACTCCGAGGTCAAGGCGGGCCGCGGCTCCCCGCACGGCGGGGTCTTCCTGGACGTCTCCACCCGTATGCCCGCCGAGGTCATCAAGCGCCGGCTGCCGTCGATGCACCACCAGTTCAAGGAACTGGCGGACGTGGACATCACCGCCGAGGCGATGGAGGTCGGCCCGACCTGCCACTACGTCATGGGCGGTGTGCAGGTCGACCCGGACACCGCCGCCGCCACCGGCGTCCCCGGGCTGTTCGCCGCGGGCGAGGTGGCCGGCGGTATGCACGGCTCCAACCGGCTCGGCGGCAACTCCCTGTCCGACCTGCTGGTCTTCGGCCGCCGGGCGGGGCTGTACGCGGCCCGGTACGCGGCCGGAACGGCGGTACGCGAGCCCGTCGACGACCGCCAGACCGAGGCCGCCGAGGCGGAGGCGCTGCGCCCGTTCAGCGCGGAGGGCGGCGACCAGGAGGGCGCGTACCGCCCCGGCGGGCCCGCCGAGAACCCGTACACCCTGCACCAGGAACTCCAGCAGGCGATGAACGACCTGGTCGGCATCATCCGCAAGCAGAGCGAGATGGAAGAGGCGCTGGAGCGCCTGGCCGACCTGCGGGTACGGGCCCGCCGGGCCGGCGTGGAGGGCCACCGGCAGTACAACCCCGGCTGGCACCTGTCCATCGACCTGCGCAACATGCTGCTGGTCAGCGAGTGCGTGGCCCGGGCGGCGCTGGAGCGCAGGGAGAGCCGCGGCGGCCACACCCGGGACGACTACCCGGAGATGGACCGGCGCTGGCGCAGTGTGAACCTGCTGTGCCAACTGGTGGCGGACGGCACGGACCCGGCCGGCCAGGACCCGGCGCTCGGCCGGATCCGGCTCACGCGGGACGCGACGCCACCGATCCGGCCGGACCTGCTGGACCTGTTCGAGCGGGACGAGCTGGCGAAGTACCTGACGGACGAGGAGCTGAACCGGTGA
- a CDS encoding type II toxin-antitoxin system VapC family toxin encodes MPAEHTQGLIDTSIMILRKWIDADELPAEMAISVITLAELSAGPHQVRGSDEQSDYDEHAERARRMDVLQRAEHEFDPIPFDVEAARIYGRICAAVVSAGHRPRRRVADLMIAATAAAEQLPLFTTNPDDFKGLDDLITIVPVARPEILHLR; translated from the coding sequence ATGCCCGCTGAGCACACGCAGGGCCTGATCGATACCAGCATCATGATCCTGCGCAAGTGGATCGACGCCGACGAACTGCCCGCCGAGATGGCCATCAGCGTCATCACCCTCGCCGAACTCTCCGCAGGCCCCCACCAGGTACGCGGCAGCGACGAGCAGAGCGACTACGACGAACACGCCGAACGGGCCCGCCGCATGGACGTCCTGCAGCGCGCCGAGCATGAATTCGATCCCATCCCCTTCGACGTGGAGGCGGCCCGCATCTACGGCAGAATCTGCGCCGCCGTCGTCTCCGCGGGACACAGGCCCCGTCGACGCGTGGCCGACCTGATGATCGCCGCCACCGCAGCCGCCGAGCAGCTCCCCCTCTTCACCACCAACCCTGACGACTTCAAGGGCCTCGACGACTTGATCACCATCGTCCCCGTGGCTCGGCCCGAGATCCTGCACCTCCGGTAG
- a CDS encoding (deoxy)nucleoside triphosphate pyrophosphohydrolase, translating to MTTARVVVGGAVLHNGRLLAARRSAPPALAGRWELPGGKVEAGETPEQALVRELREELGIETEPLERIPGEWPLKPGLVLQVWTVRLVAGEPRPLEDHDELRWLPPGRQHEVDWLEQDRPAVAEAVRRLESSYGSAPAVRRPESSYGSALHPPAP from the coding sequence ATGACGACGGCGCGTGTGGTGGTGGGCGGAGCGGTACTGCACAACGGGCGGCTGCTGGCCGCGCGGCGCAGCGCTCCGCCCGCGCTGGCCGGCCGCTGGGAACTGCCCGGCGGCAAGGTGGAGGCGGGCGAGACGCCCGAGCAGGCGCTGGTGCGCGAGCTGCGCGAGGAACTGGGCATCGAGACCGAGCCCTTGGAGCGGATCCCGGGGGAGTGGCCGCTCAAGCCCGGGCTGGTGCTCCAGGTGTGGACCGTCCGGCTGGTCGCGGGGGAGCCCAGGCCGCTGGAGGACCACGATGAACTGCGCTGGCTGCCGCCCGGTCGGCAGCACGAGGTCGACTGGCTGGAGCAGGACCGCCCGGCGGTCGCCGAGGCGGTGCGCCGTCTGGAGTCCTCGTACGGGTCTGCGCCCGCGGTGCGCCGCCCGGAGTCCTCGTACGGATCTGCGCTGCACCCACCCGCCCCATAG
- a CDS encoding SPOR domain-containing protein: MTDSGAVLPWLVIRQDEGGNRYRVGRYATRAEAEQVADRLDTRGHKQLYVVERVGHVAS; the protein is encoded by the coding sequence ATGACCGACAGTGGGGCCGTGCTGCCCTGGCTCGTCATCCGCCAGGACGAGGGCGGCAACCGCTATCGCGTCGGTCGCTACGCCACCCGCGCGGAAGCGGAGCAGGTGGCCGACCGGCTCGATACGCGAGGGCACAAGCAGCTCTACGTGGTGGAGCGGGTAGGACACGTCGCCTCTTGA